One Solanum pennellii chromosome 10, SPENNV200 genomic region harbors:
- the LOC107002646 gene encoding CCR4-NOT transcription complex subunit 9-like, whose product MTNLPQSPSVGVSSSSRGSMSSSSSSEGAPVNRDRQMQSAQQLVLDICNPNLRENALLELSKRREIFEDLAPVLWHSFGTIAVFIQEIISVYPVLSPPNLTPAQSNRVCNVLALLQCVASHPDTRMLLLHAYVPLYLYPFLNTTIRSTPFEHLRLTSLGVIGALVKVDNTEVISFLVSTEIVPRCLCSMEMGSELSKTVATFIVQKILLDDVGLKYICTTSDRFFEVAQALGNMVGALAQQPSSRLLKYIIRCYLRLSDEPRACQALKNCLPDRLRDDTFSSCLSEDPTTRTWLQQLLLNVNGNQVAPEAGGFDWMP is encoded by the exons ATGACAAACTTACCTCAGTCTCCCTCAGTCGGTGTCAGCAGTTCCTCAAGAGGTAGTATGTCATCATCGTCTTCTAGTGAAGGAGCACCGGTCAATAGGGATCGCCAAATGCAATCTGCTCAACAGCTTGTGCTTGATATCTGCAACCCGAATCTTCGTGAAAATGCTCTTCTGGAACTTTCCAAG AGGAGGGAAATTTTTGAGGATTTGGCCCCGGTATTATGGCACTCTTTTGGTACCATTGCTGTATTTATACAG GAGATAATTTCTGTCTACCCTGTTTTGTCACCGCCAAACCTGACTCCTGCACAATCCAATAGAGTTTGTAATGTACTAGCACTTCTTCag TGTGTAGCCTCTCACCCTGACACCAGAATGTTGTTACTCCACG CATATGTTCCTTTGTATCTGTACCCCTTTCTTAATACAACAATCAGGTCAACACCATTTGAACATTTGAGGCTTACAAGCTTAGGTGTTATTGGTGCCCTTGTGAAG GTAGACAACACTGAAGTTATCAGTTTTCTTGTTTCGACAGAGATAGTTCCTCGGTGCTTATGCTCAATGGAGATGGGGAGTGAACTATCAAAAACA GTTGCGACTTTCATTGTGCAAAAAATCCTTCTAGATGATGTGGGTCTGAAGTACATCTGTACCACGTCGGATAGGTTTTTTGAAGTAGCTCAAGCTTTAGGGAATATGGTCGGTGCGCTTGCTCagcagccttcatcaagattgCTGAAATACATAATCAGGTGCTATCTTCGTTTATCAGATGAGCCAAG GGCTTGTCAGGCACTGAAAAATTGTCTTCCCGATAGGCTTAGAGATGACACCTTCAGCAGTTGTCTTAGT GAGGATCCAACAACGAGAACGTGGCTGCAGCAATTGCTCCTTAACGTTAATGGGAATCAGGTTGCCCCAGAAGCTGGAGGATTTGATTGGATGCCGTGA
- the LOC107032604 gene encoding ribonuclease 3-like protein 2, translating into MEFYGGMIKAPKVLADIVESVMGAVFLDCGFDVNAVWVIDLQRPTRAYCYAEYVGRTTTASSSEHKENAKLQVAKAALKELFYNPFDKMDVEFVPFQRKKRDPESITFQKKKMDVEFDPTKECEGAKQKLNGLCQIEKWPKPTYRVEKEIGPVHDRRFICSVQIIIAEGMLFDEAGSRVRFNLEVYLTQVFS; encoded by the exons ATGGAGTTCTATGGAGGAATGATTAAAGCACCAAAGGTTCTTGCAGACATTGTGGAGTCGGTAATGGGGGCTGTATTTTTGGATTGTGGCTTTGATGTGAATGCTGTCTGGGTG ATAGATCTTCAGAGGCCTACTAGAGCCTATTGTTATGCTGAATACGTTGGAAGAACAACCACAGCCT CTTCGTCTGAGCACAAAGAAAATGCAAAGCTTCAAGTGGCAAAAGCTGCTCTAAAAGAGTTGTTCTATAACCCTTTTGATAAGATGGATGTTGAATTTGTTCCATTCCAGAGAAAAAAGAGGGATCCTGAATCTATAACATTTCAGAAAAAAAAGATGGATGTTGAATTTGACCCAACAAAAGAGTGTGAAGGAGCAAAGCAGAAGCTAAACGGGCTTTGCCAGATAGAGAAATGGCCCAAACCAACTTACAG AGTAGAGAAAGAGATAGGTCCTGTTCATGATAGGAGGTTTATATGCTCTGTGCAAATTATAATTGCTGAAGGCATGCTTTTT GATGAAGCAGGTAGCAGGGTTCGTTTCAACTTGGAAGTATATCTTACTCAGGTTTTCTCTTGA
- the LOC107002647 gene encoding ribonuclease 3-like protein 2 isoform X1, protein MQSPEVCAMVTDANRLTPAEEEITNTATSVQAVEELLRYRFKNTKLLEEALTHSSCPNLITNYQRLAFVGDAALGLAISSYFFVTYPDVDCGRLTDLRSANLSTEKLARVAVRHGLYKYLRRNSSILDEKIPVSHCIWHVTGNIVSLRISLAQDKLN, encoded by the exons ATGCAATCGCCGGAAGTTTGCGCGATGGTAACCGACGCAAATAGGTTGACGCCGGCGGAGGAAGAAATTACGAACACGGCGACATCAGTACAGGCAGTGGAAGAGTTATTGAGATATCGATTTAAGAACACGAAGCTTCTAGAAGAAGCTCTTACTCACTCTTCCTGTCCTAATTTAATTACTAATTACCAGCGGCTCGCGTTCGTCGGTGATGCTGCTCTTGGCTTAGCTATTTCCAGTTATTTCTTCGTTACTTACCCTGATGTTGACTGTGGTAGGCTTACTGACCTTCGTTCTGCCAATTTAAGTACGGAAAAGCTTGCTAGAGTTGCCGTCCGGCACGGCCTTTACAAGTACCTCCGCCGCAATTCATCAATCCTCGATGAAAAG ATTCCAGTAAGCCATTGCATATGGCACGTCACTGGCAACATTGTATCATTGCGCATTTCATTGGCACAAGACAAATTGAACTGA
- the LOC107002647 gene encoding ribonuclease 3-like protein 2 isoform X2 — translation MQSPEVCAMVTDANRLTPAEEEITNTATSVQAVEELLRYRFKNTKLLEEALTHSSCPNLITNYQRLAFVGDAALGLAISSYFFVTYPDVDCGRLTDLRSANLSTEKLARVAVRHGLYKYLRRNSSILDEK, via the exons ATGCAATCGCCGGAAGTTTGCGCGATGGTAACCGACGCAAATAGGTTGACGCCGGCGGAGGAAGAAATTACGAACACGGCGACATCAGTACAGGCAGTGGAAGAGTTATTGAGATATCGATTTAAGAACACGAAGCTTCTAGAAGAAGCTCTTACTCACTCTTCCTGTCCTAATTTAATTACTAATTACCAGCGGCTCGCGTTCGTCGGTGATGCTGCTCTTGGCTTAGCTATTTCCAGTTATTTCTTCGTTACTTACCCTGATGTTGACTGTGGTAGGCTTACTGACCTTCGTTCTGCCAATTTAAGTACGGAAAAGCTTGCTAGAGTTGCCGTCCGGCACGGCCTTTACAAGTACCTCCGCCGCAATTCATCAATCCTCGATGAAAAG TGA